The Nitrosospira lacus genome window below encodes:
- a CDS encoding DUF3108 domain-containing protein translates to MRLLSVALSCGLSFSAFSASSALAADIPARVDISYSITSGGLEGEVNDTLQIKRENGARSYAISSEARAKGLLALTQPDPVMLDSAGSITAEGSLRPSRFSDQHGKKIPKVAIFDWNKKLLTLQHKRGEEQKALPANIQDKLSLHYSFMFAPVSGKVVDLHVTDGKRLELVRYTVGKETLDTPMGKLETIVLTKQTEADGERDRKIWLAVDHHMLPVRIIATEKMGIVTDQMVTRISYGEPVNSLKQGRLQ, encoded by the coding sequence ATGAGACTCTTATCTGTTGCCCTGTCATGCGGACTCAGCTTTTCTGCTTTCTCCGCCTCCTCTGCTCTTGCCGCCGATATTCCCGCTCGCGTCGATATCAGCTACTCGATAACATCCGGCGGCCTGGAAGGAGAAGTGAATGATACGCTGCAAATCAAACGTGAAAACGGCGCGCGCAGCTATGCCATCAGCAGTGAAGCTCGCGCCAAGGGTTTGCTGGCATTGACACAGCCGGATCCCGTCATGCTGGATAGCGCGGGAAGTATCACAGCGGAGGGATCACTGCGCCCCAGCCGTTTTTCCGATCAGCACGGCAAGAAAATACCCAAAGTAGCTATTTTCGATTGGAACAAGAAATTACTGACCCTTCAACATAAACGCGGAGAAGAGCAAAAAGCCCTGCCTGCCAACATCCAGGATAAGCTAAGCCTGCACTACAGCTTCATGTTCGCTCCTGTTTCCGGAAAAGTCGTAGATCTGCATGTCACCGACGGTAAACGGCTCGAATTGGTTCGCTACACTGTCGGCAAGGAAACACTGGATACGCCGATGGGCAAGCTCGAAACCATCGTGCTCACAAAACAGACCGAAGCGGATGGTGAGCGCGACAGAAAAATATGGCTTGCCGTTGACCACCACATGCTCCCGGTACGCATCATTGCCACCGAAAAAATGGGCATTGTGACGGACCAGATGGTCACCAGAATAAGCTATGGAGAACCTGTGAACAGCTTGAAACAGGGACGCCTTCAATAA
- the purN gene encoding phosphoribosylglycinamide formyltransferase, with product MKSLVILISGRGSNMEALIDAKLPARIAAVISNKPDAAGLEIARVHGFETKVLNQRSYPVREAFDTALAEIIDAYEPDLIALAGFMRILGDDFVNRYCGKLMNVHPSLLPAFPGLDTHARALKEGVKIHGCTVHFVTSQVDHGPIIIQAAVQTLPGDTEETLAARVLQQEHHIYPEAVRWFMEGRLKISGNRVEVSNAVADGSILYSPELS from the coding sequence ATGAAGTCCCTTGTTATTCTCATTTCAGGCCGCGGCAGCAACATGGAAGCACTGATCGATGCAAAACTCCCGGCGAGGATAGCCGCTGTTATCAGTAACAAGCCGGATGCAGCGGGGCTGGAAATTGCCAGGGTGCATGGATTTGAAACAAAAGTACTGAATCAGCGGTCTTATCCTGTTCGCGAGGCATTCGATACCGCCTTGGCGGAAATAATCGACGCTTACGAACCGGACCTGATCGCACTCGCCGGTTTCATGCGCATTCTGGGAGATGACTTTGTTAATCGTTATTGTGGAAAGCTGATGAACGTTCACCCTTCATTGCTGCCCGCCTTTCCCGGCCTCGACACCCACGCCCGGGCCCTGAAAGAAGGTGTGAAAATACATGGCTGCACAGTGCATTTTGTAACCTCGCAGGTAGACCATGGCCCGATCATCATTCAGGCAGCGGTCCAGACATTGCCCGGTGACACCGAAGAAACGCTTGCTGCACGCGTACTGCAGCAGGAACACCACATTTACCCCGAAGCGGTACGCTGGTTTATGGAAGGCCGGCTGAAAATCTCCGGCAATCGTGTTGAAGTGAGCAATGCGGTAGCCGACGGTTCAATTCTATATTCACCGGAGTTATCCTAG
- the purM gene encoding phosphoribosylformylglycinamidine cyclo-ligase, which produces MTSSNPGNPGAIQLSYRDAGVDIDAGDRLVENIKPFAKRTMRPEVLAGIGGFGALFEISRNYRNPVLVSGTDGVGTKLKLAFQLNRHDRIGIDLVAMSVNDILVQGAEPLFFLDYFACGRLDVNTATQVVKGIAAGCELAGCALIGGETAEMPGMYPEGEYDLAGFAVGVVEKDHIITGLTIRKGDAVLGLASSGAHSNGYSLIRKIIEKNNTDLSTNFGGQALMDVIMAPTRIYVKAVLELMKHLPVKGLAHITGGGLVENVPRILPESVIAVLKKNDWDIPPLFHWLQEQGNVSESEMHRVFNCGIGMVLIMAPELADTAMKILRSAGETVWRIGTIRQRDASEAQTIIE; this is translated from the coding sequence TTGACCTCATCCAATCCCGGAAATCCCGGCGCCATCCAGCTCTCCTACCGCGATGCGGGCGTGGACATTGATGCGGGTGACCGCTTGGTGGAAAATATCAAACCTTTTGCCAAACGTACCATGCGTCCGGAAGTGCTCGCAGGCATAGGCGGCTTTGGAGCACTGTTTGAAATCTCCAGAAATTACCGCAATCCGGTGCTGGTATCGGGTACCGATGGCGTGGGCACCAAATTGAAGCTCGCATTCCAGTTGAACCGGCACGACCGTATCGGGATAGACCTGGTGGCAATGAGCGTCAACGATATTCTGGTGCAGGGAGCGGAACCCTTGTTCTTCCTGGACTACTTCGCCTGCGGCAGATTGGACGTGAACACTGCCACCCAGGTCGTCAAGGGTATCGCGGCGGGTTGCGAACTAGCGGGTTGCGCCTTGATTGGCGGCGAGACCGCCGAAATGCCGGGCATGTATCCGGAGGGCGAGTACGACCTTGCGGGTTTCGCCGTAGGCGTGGTTGAAAAAGATCATATCATCACCGGTTTAACAATCCGGAAAGGTGATGCGGTGCTTGGTTTGGCTTCCAGCGGCGCGCATTCCAATGGTTACTCCCTGATCCGTAAGATCATCGAAAAAAATAACACGGACTTGTCGACCAATTTCGGGGGTCAGGCGTTAATGGATGTAATCATGGCACCGACCCGTATTTATGTGAAGGCGGTGCTCGAATTGATGAAACATTTGCCGGTTAAGGGACTGGCTCACATTACGGGTGGCGGATTGGTGGAAAATGTTCCACGTATCTTGCCCGAAAGTGTCATTGCGGTATTGAAAAAAAACGACTGGGATATCCCTCCGCTTTTTCACTGGCTGCAGGAACAAGGCAACGTCAGTGAAAGTGAAATGCACCGCGTGTTTAATTGCGGCATAGGCATGGTGCTGATCATGGCGCCGGAACTTGCCGATACCGCGATGAAGATATTGCGGTCCGCAGGCGAAACCGTATGGCGTATCGGTACAATCCGGCAACGCGATGCGAGTGAAGCGCAGACGATCATTGAATAA
- the hda gene encoding DnaA regulatory inactivator Hda, with protein sequence MKQLVLDIAPSPLPTLANFVPGRNAELLQTLGNILTGLEREHFVYLWGGTGCGKSHLLQGVAGLCMRNKMSTAYFACDADTSFITGSEADCVIVDDVDRLNAKAQIGLFNLYNCIRDEGRALVLVSGAATPAQLKLKVREDLVTRLGWGLVYQVHELTDEEKAKAMKSHSASRGLDLSQEVCDYLLHHGRRDLPSLMAMLDALDSYSLANRRKVTVPLVRELLQVAS encoded by the coding sequence ATGAAACAACTGGTGCTCGACATCGCCCCGTCACCGCTCCCCACTCTGGCGAATTTCGTGCCGGGGCGCAACGCCGAACTGTTACAGACCCTGGGTAATATTCTCACGGGACTGGAGCGGGAACATTTTGTTTATCTATGGGGAGGGACAGGATGCGGCAAAAGCCATTTGCTGCAAGGGGTGGCGGGACTGTGCATGCGCAATAAAATGAGTACAGCATATTTTGCCTGCGATGCGGATACCAGTTTCATCACAGGCAGCGAAGCCGATTGCGTAATAGTGGATGACGTGGATCGTCTTAATGCCAAGGCGCAAATTGGCTTGTTCAATCTTTATAATTGTATTCGCGACGAGGGCCGCGCGCTCGTGCTGGTAAGCGGCGCCGCCACTCCGGCGCAATTGAAACTGAAAGTACGTGAAGACCTGGTTACCCGCCTGGGATGGGGCCTGGTCTATCAGGTGCATGAATTGACCGACGAGGAAAAAGCAAAAGCCATGAAAAGTCATTCCGCCAGCCGGGGCCTTGATCTGTCGCAGGAGGTGTGCGACTACCTGCTTCATCATGGACGGCGTGATTTACCATCCTTGATGGCCATGCTCGATGCGCTTGACAGCTATTCGCTGGCGAACCGGCGTAAGGTCACTGTTCCATTGGTACGCGAATTATTGCAGGTGGCATCATGA
- a CDS encoding HAD family hydrolase, which yields MKLALFDLDNTLLVGDSDFEWAQFLIEQRVLDREVYEARNVEFYEQYKAGTLDIHEFLDFQLKPLSRHPRSQLDAWHREFMEKRILPLIAPGALELINGHMLGGDLCVIITATNRFVTTPIARALGISNLIATEPEQKDGEFTGQVSGLPCFREGKIARLESWLDEHNLTWLSFLESWFYSDSLNDLPLLNRVTHPVAVDPDATLKGYAQKNAWPIISLR from the coding sequence ATGAAACTTGCCTTGTTTGACCTCGACAACACACTCCTGGTCGGCGACAGCGATTTTGAATGGGCGCAATTTCTTATCGAGCAGCGCGTGCTGGATCGGGAGGTGTATGAAGCTCGCAACGTGGAATTCTATGAGCAGTACAAGGCCGGCACGCTCGATATCCACGAATTCCTTGATTTTCAGTTGAAGCCGTTGTCGCGCCACCCCCGCAGCCAGCTCGATGCCTGGCATCGCGAATTCATGGAGAAGAGGATTCTGCCATTGATAGCACCCGGCGCGCTCGAACTGATTAATGGGCATATGCTGGGTGGCGATCTGTGCGTTATCATCACCGCCACCAATCGCTTTGTTACCACACCGATCGCGCGGGCACTGGGGATAAGCAACCTGATTGCCACCGAGCCGGAGCAGAAGGATGGCGAATTTACGGGCCAGGTCTCGGGATTGCCCTGTTTCAGGGAAGGCAAGATAGCGCGGCTGGAAAGCTGGCTGGATGAGCACAATCTGACGTGGTTGTCATTTCTGGAAAGCTGGTTTTACAGCGATTCACTGAATGACCTGCCGCTGCTCAATAGGGTTACCCACCCTGTCGCGGTGGACCCCGATGCAACACTCAAGGGCTATGCTCAAAAAAATGCCTGGCCCATTATCAGCCTGCGATAA